The Carassius auratus strain Wakin chromosome 5, ASM336829v1, whole genome shotgun sequence genome includes a window with the following:
- the ckap2l gene encoding cytoskeleton-associated protein 2-like, whose translation METVTDEDVSKLSKIEQRKLKLAEYLAAKGRLKIPNPKPYLKEKPVTKKYAEKNQTFKITGDGKENCGINGENIQVKRVKTLAEVDKNTSSKKGLHINSLAKAQTQSSRKLQNPCREGIRVLKTQSNRTVCLQNPRKPHKDEKNSRSFNAAKRNNSQSIQNAQPKAQPASHAANKAQMSRNVNSQSGRGIAAQSRTDQFHAKTDIQSVKPLAKKLTETYIKTNSVATLKSRRTMNTIETKMQANSVSKTQLQFSRNCSSQSNKPVNQKSNSVINRSDVKQRKDIPSIVSKVDAIKIKSNSSVTNRVTRASASTSKPANREGSVIIKNKQSAAVKHTNLTAPTKALGRSTKSCVESRELHQPTRTSSQAKPAVQLQTPKSRFCPNTHGVRTAPVDGMKKPTAAQEERLRKLQEWRESRGITYKRPPMPVHLVRRKTVSAIPQPYWTSMENEDEVHDIVFAVDRSLDDCIKLLQQGFPVEQVRDVLSRVPMAQKFAKYWICQARLMEREGNLEVLPMFQEAIRVVREPVDELRSVVFEILKKRQIQGLSPMPKESDAVETRVHDELEDIMCTPKPVGAVICGRRGDSSVVKYKITATPGGKRSQQGAEPGQVDGHEIRFFTPVRRSVRIEKTALRYPTALQEHDPCVTSLCDLAGESKEEVKEESRPQSSPVYVYRENEALRDHVHIKLVYPEEDET comes from the exons ATGGAAACCGTCACGGACGAAGACGTATCTAAACTCTCTAAGATAG AGCAACGCAAACTGAAATTGGCAGAATATCTTGCTGCAAAAGGAAGACTGAAAATACCTAATCCAAA ACCATATCTCAAGGAGAAGCCTGTTACAAAGAAATATGCTGAAAAGAATCAAACGTTTAAAATT aCAGGTGATGGAAAGGAAAATTGTGGTATCAATGGGGAAAACATTCAAGTAAAGAGAGTGAAGACATTGGCAGAGGTTGATAAAAACACATCCTCGAAAAAAGGACTTCACATAAATTCACTAGCCAAAGCCCAAACACAGTCTTCCAGGAAATTGCAGAATCCTTGCCGGGAAGGCATTCGTGTTTTGAAGACACAGAGCAATAGAACAGTCTGTCTTCAAAATCCAAGGAAACCCCACAAAGATGAGAAAAACTCCAGGTCATTCAATGCCGCTAAGAGGAATAATTCACAAAGCATTCAGAACGCCCAACCCAAAGCTCAGCCAGCTTCCCATGCTGCAAATAAAGCACAAATGTCAAGAAATGTCAATTCACAGTCTGGACGTGGCATCGCAGCCCAAAGCCGCACAGATCAGTTTCATGCCAAGACAGATATTCAGTCAGTGAAGCCTTTGGCTAAGAAATTAACAGAAACATACATCAAAACAAACTCAGTTGCTACTTTGAAGAGTCGAAGAACAATGAATACAATCGAGACAAAAATGCAGGCAAACAGTGTTTCTAAAACCCAACTGCAGTTCTCACGCAACTGCAGTTCTCAGAGCAATAAGCCCGTAAACCAGAAATCTAATTCAGTGATAAACAGGTCAGATGTGAAACAGAGGAAAGATATTCCGTCCATTGTTTCGAAAGTAGATGCCATAAAAATTAAGTCAAATAGTTCTGTCACAAACAGAGTAACAAGAGCAAGTGCCTCCACATCTAAACCCGCAAATAGAGAAGGATCAGTGAtcatcaaaaataaacagtctGCTGCTGTTAAACATACTAATCTCACTGCTCCTACCAAAGCACTCGGTCGAAGCACCAAAAGTTGTGTAGAATCCCGAGAGCTTCATCAGCCCACTCGGACGTCCAGCCAGGCCAAGCCTGCGGTACAGTTGCAGACTCCTAAATCCAGATTCTGTCCCAATACTCATGGTGTCCGAACAGCTCCAGTAGATGGAATGAAGAAGCCCACTGCAGCACAAGAGGAGAGACT GCGTAAGCTCCAAGAGTGGCGGGAGTCGAGGGGCATCACATATAAACGTCCTCCCATGCCTGTCCATCTGGTGAGGAGGAAGACGGTCTCTGCTATTCCGCAGCCATACTGGACTTCTATGGAGAATGAAGATGAGGTTCATGACATTGTCTTTGCTGTGGACCGATCACTAGATGACTGCATTAAATTATTACAgcag GGTTTCCCAGTTGAACAGGTCAGAGATGTGCTGTCTCGAGTGCCAATGGCACAGAAGTTTGCTAAATACTGGATTTGTCAGGCCAGACTAATGGAAAGAGAAGGAAACCTGGAGGTGCTGCCAATGTTTCAGGAGGCCATCCGTGTAGTGAGAGAG CCGGTGGATGAACTACGATCTGTGGTTTTTGAGATCCTTAAAAAGAGACAAATTCAAG gTTTGTCTCCAATGCCAAAAGAGTCAGACGCAGTAGAGACTAGAGTGCATGATGAACTGGAAGACATCATGTGCACCCCAAAACCTGTTGGTGCCGTCATATGTGGAAGGAGGGGAGACTCGTCTGTtgtcaaatataaaattacaGCAACACCAGG GGGTAAAAGGAGTCAGCAGGGAGCAGAACCAGGACAAGTAGACGGTCATGAAATCCGTTTCTTTACTCCAGTGCGGCGTTCGGTGCGGATCGAGAAAACCGCTCTGCGCTATCCGACTGCTTTGCAGGAACATGACCCCTGTGTGACCTCTCTTTGTGACCTCGCAGGTGAGAGTAAGGAAGAGGTCAAAGAGGAATCACGACCCCAAAGCTCTCCTGTGTATGTGTACCGAGAGAATGAAGCACTGAGAGACCATGTTCACATTAAACTCGTCTATCCAGAGGAGGATGAAACTTGA